One Mycolicibacterium sp. ND9-15 genomic window, AGCGAGCGCGAAGTGAAATGGCTCAACGAGTTGATTGCGGCGGAACGTCTGAGCCAAGGGCGCTCAGACAACACAGTGCAGCCCTAAGGCAAAACCAGCAAGGAAGAGGGAGAAAGTCGTCATGTCAGCCAACGGAGAGGTGCGGGTCGCGATAGTCGGCGTGGGCAACTGCGCGTCGTCGCTCGTACAGGGCGTGCAGTACTACCAAGACGCCGATGAGACCGCGACTGTGCCCGGTCTGATGCATGTGCGGCTCGGCCCGTACCACGTCCGCGACGTCAAGTTCGTCGCCGCGTTCGACGTCGACGCCAAGAAGGTCGGCTTCGACCTGTCCGAGGCAATCTTCGCGTCGGAGAACAACACCATCAAGATCGCCGATGTACCGCCGACCAACGTGACCGTGCAGCGCGGCCCGACCCTGGACGGCATCGGTAAGTACTACGCCGACACCATCGAGGTGTCCGACTCCGACCCGGTCGACGTGGTGAAGGCGCTCAAGGACGCCGAGGTCGACGTGCTCGTGTCCTACCTCCCGGTGGGCTCTGAGGAGGCCGACAAGTTCTACGCGCAGTGCGCGATCGACGCCGGCGTGGCGTTCGTCAACGCGCTGCCGGTGTTCATCGCGTCGGACCCGGAGTGGGCGAAGAAGTTCGCCGACGCCGGTGTGCCGATCGTCGGCGACGACATCAAGAGCCAGATCGGCGCCACGATCACCCACCGCGTGATGGCCAAGCTGTTCGAGGACCGCGGTGTGCAGCTCGACCGCACCATGCAGCTCAACGTCGGCGGCAACATGGACTTCCTCAACATGCTCGAGCGTTCGCGCCTGGAGTCGAAGAAGATCTCCAAGACCCAGGCTGTCACGTCGAACCTGCAGCGCGAGTTCAACACGAAGGACGTGCACATCGGCCCGTCCGATCACGTCGGCTGGCTCGACGACCGCAAGTGGGCTTACGTCCGGCTCGAGGGTCGCGCGTTCGGCGATGTGCCGCTGAACCTGGAGTACAAGCTCGAGGTCTGGGATTCGCCGAACTCGGCCGGCGTCATCATCGACGCGGTGCGCGCGGCGAAGATCGCCAAGGACCGCGGAATCGGCGGCCCCGTCGAGGCGGCGTCGGCCTACCTGATGAAGAGCCCGCCCAAGCAGCTCCCCGACGACGTGGCCCGCGCGCAGCT contains:
- a CDS encoding inositol-3-phosphate synthase, which gives rise to MSANGEVRVAIVGVGNCASSLVQGVQYYQDADETATVPGLMHVRLGPYHVRDVKFVAAFDVDAKKVGFDLSEAIFASENNTIKIADVPPTNVTVQRGPTLDGIGKYYADTIEVSDSDPVDVVKALKDAEVDVLVSYLPVGSEEADKFYAQCAIDAGVAFVNALPVFIASDPEWAKKFADAGVPIVGDDIKSQIGATITHRVMAKLFEDRGVQLDRTMQLNVGGNMDFLNMLERSRLESKKISKTQAVTSNLQREFNTKDVHIGPSDHVGWLDDRKWAYVRLEGRAFGDVPLNLEYKLEVWDSPNSAGVIIDAVRAAKIAKDRGIGGPVEAASAYLMKSPPKQLPDDVARAQLETFIEG